One window of Candidatus Limnocylindrales bacterium genomic DNA carries:
- a CDS encoding RodZ domain-containing protein, with amino-acid sequence MKSFGKLLKEERELRGITLEEVADYTKVNLRYLKAIEEDDLKSLPAATFVRGFLKSYAKFIGLNPEETVFNFDQFVNSLSKDPQPPFLQTSPSSKKGTKAFSIFIAVLVPLLILILGYSFQVKGSIPFFSLFNSKRSLIREGFKKHELPGKNQDLTVKNQPEADHSILELALGSPPNPSSSSQQTQLSQKNEAPLKEEAVLARSHDSIRASSRNTSMESLQAGTTPSFKDARPTGSSAQTTDENSREKNASLNTQNNEKGTGTYLNMVGNSAGAVGSPTAAGEKNVNMTPTEKSPTSEGKEHSLEITFIEKAWVRIYADNEKVFEGILEPPTTRTWYAREKFAISAGNAGGLELKLDNQKLPPLGKRGEVVTGVTLPRITSLSGAVKNKPASNVLE; translated from the coding sequence ATGAAATCTTTTGGAAAACTTTTAAAAGAAGAACGAGAATTGAGAGGGATTACGCTGGAGGAGGTTGCCGATTATACAAAGGTGAATTTACGTTATTTGAAAGCTATTGAAGAGGATGATCTAAAATCTCTTCCGGCTGCAACTTTTGTCCGAGGTTTTCTGAAATCCTACGCAAAGTTTATCGGTTTGAATCCCGAGGAGACGGTGTTTAACTTTGATCAATTTGTAAACTCCTTATCCAAAGATCCACAGCCTCCTTTCCTTCAGACCTCTCCTTCCTCAAAAAAAGGCACCAAAGCTTTCTCGATATTTATAGCAGTATTAGTTCCCTTGCTAATCTTAATTCTGGGTTATTCGTTTCAGGTAAAGGGATCTATTCCTTTTTTTTCTCTTTTTAACTCCAAGCGGTCCCTCATAAGAGAAGGGTTTAAGAAACACGAACTACCCGGCAAAAATCAAGATCTGACTGTCAAAAACCAACCTGAGGCCGATCATTCCATATTAGAATTAGCGTTGGGTAGTCCTCCAAACCCCTCTTCATCCTCTCAACAAACCCAACTGTCCCAAAAAAATGAAGCTCCCCTTAAAGAAGAGGCTGTCTTGGCCAGATCCCATGACTCTATAAGAGCCTCTTCGAGGAATACCTCTATGGAAAGCCTTCAAGCCGGTACGACTCCTTCTTTTAAGGATGCCAGGCCGACGGGTAGTTCTGCTCAAACTACCGATGAGAATAGCCGAGAAAAAAATGCCTCCCTGAATACCCAAAACAATGAAAAGGGTACAGGTACTTATCTCAATATGGTCGGTAATTCTGCCGGAGCAGTTGGTTCCCCTACGGCTGCCGGTGAAAAGAATGTAAATATGACCCCGACAGAAAAATCTCCGACCAGTGAAGGTAAAGAACACAGCCTGGAAATCACCTTTATCGAAAAAGCCTGGGTACGCATCTATGCAGACAACGAAAAGGTATTTGAAGGAATTTTAGAACCCCCTACGACAAGGACCTGGTATGCCAGAGAAAAATTTGCCATCAGTGCAGGTAATGCGGGGGGATTAGAGCTTAAGCTAGATAATCAAAAGTTACCTCCTCTGGGTAAGAGAGGTGAAGTAGTTACGGGTGTGACGCTTCCTAGAATCACTTCGTTATCGGGAGCTGTTAAAAACAAGCCTGCTTCCAACGTTCTGGAATAG
- the amrA gene encoding AmmeMemoRadiSam system protein A yields the protein MKEEELLSFDLQQKLLHIAWETLSIYLIHKKVPEIVVTEPELQMKKGVFVTLKKGDLLRGCIGDIDGKRSLWQSAQEIVIAAATRDPRFPPLTEEELKDIHIEISVLSPFEKISDPTCIRIGQHGILVKKSPFSGLLLPQVAVEQGWDTLTFLEHACKKAWLPGDAWKDPETEIYVFTAQVFGAKPTLDSRYSLSHSTSE from the coding sequence ATGAAAGAAGAAGAGTTATTAAGTTTTGACTTACAACAAAAACTCCTGCATATTGCCTGGGAAACTCTATCGATTTATCTCATTCATAAAAAAGTGCCGGAGATCGTGGTTACAGAGCCAGAATTACAGATGAAAAAAGGGGTTTTTGTGACTCTTAAAAAAGGGGATCTCTTGCGTGGATGTATAGGTGATATCGATGGAAAGCGTAGTTTATGGCAATCGGCTCAGGAAATAGTTATTGCCGCCGCTACAAGGGATCCCAGATTTCCTCCGCTGACTGAAGAGGAACTAAAGGATATTCATATAGAAATTTCCGTGTTATCTCCGTTTGAAAAAATTTCAGATCCGACCTGCATTCGAATAGGCCAACATGGGATTCTCGTCAAAAAAAGTCCTTTTAGTGGATTACTTCTTCCACAAGTCGCCGTGGAACAGGGATGGGATACTCTGACTTTCTTAGAACATGCTTGTAAAAAAGCCTGGTTGCCAGGAGATGCCTGGAAGGATCCTGAAACGGAAATTTATGTCTTTACCGCTCAGGTTTTTGGTGCAAAACCAACTTTGGATAGTCGATATTCCCTTTCACATTCTACTTCAGAATGA
- a CDS encoding CpsB/CapC family capsule biosynthesis tyrosine phosphatase, whose protein sequence is MIDIHSHILPNLDDGAKNIEQALQLCRMAERDGVKTMVATPHMLDGQFSFGPETILLRFAELTSFLKKAKINLEILPGAEIHITPNLAQKIIHREVLTLNHTGRYILLELPFQRIPPQTKEVIFDLLLNRITPIIVHPERIAEVQEDPNTLYDFISLGALSQITASSLTGRFGSKAKKCAIRLIEQNLTHIIASDTHSPDLRPPGLTEAVKIVGKIIGQEAAWNMVSLFPEKILKGEPLDHLPEPTRSKSSSFWFFR, encoded by the coding sequence ATGATCGATATTCATTCCCACATTTTACCTAATTTAGATGATGGAGCTAAAAACATAGAACAGGCCCTCCAACTGTGTCGAATGGCGGAGCGGGATGGGGTTAAGACCATGGTGGCAACTCCTCATATGCTGGATGGTCAATTCTCCTTCGGTCCTGAAACCATCCTTCTGAGATTTGCCGAATTGACCAGTTTTTTAAAGAAGGCCAAAATAAATTTAGAAATTTTACCCGGTGCGGAGATTCATATCACCCCGAATCTGGCGCAAAAAATCATCCACCGGGAAGTGTTAACGCTTAACCATACAGGTCGATATATTCTTCTGGAACTACCTTTTCAAAGAATCCCTCCCCAAACAAAAGAAGTAATCTTTGATCTTCTGCTTAATCGGATAACTCCTATTATTGTCCATCCTGAAAGAATTGCCGAAGTTCAAGAAGATCCCAACACATTGTACGATTTTATTTCTCTAGGCGCTTTATCTCAGATAACGGCTTCCAGTCTTACCGGCAGGTTTGGATCGAAGGCGAAAAAATGTGCCATCCGCCTGATTGAACAGAACCTGACCCATATAATTGCCTCCGATACCCATTCCCCCGATTTAAGACCTCCTGGACTGACCGAAGCAGTTAAAATAGTGGGTAAAATAATCGGCCAGGAAGCAGCCTGGAATATGGTGAGCCTATTTCCAGAGAAAATCCTGAAGGGAGAGCCCTTGGATCATTTACCTGAACCTACCCGAAGTAAATCAAGTTCTTTTTGGTTTTTTCGTTGA
- the selD gene encoding selenide, water dikinase SelD, whose protein sequence is MSKKDRWELTKTVECGGUAAKLSPTVLGHALAGLSRPADENLLVGIETADDAGVYKLTSDLALVQTVDFITPIVDDPYLFGQIAAANSISDIYAMGGRPLTVMNILCFPVYKLDSKALDLILEGGQDKAMEAGAVLVGGHTVDDDQLKYGMSVTGIVHPEKVLRNSTAKLGDKLILTKPLGTGIISTAIKKRKASLQAEEEICRSMTQLNKIAAEEMQNFTVHACTDITGFGLIGHGWEMAKGSGLGLKIRASQVPIFEEALPLAKKGILTRGDRTNREYVQGNYTIDESISKEVVHVLFDPQTSGGLLISISPDQADALLKKLWERGITAARIIGEVIHEAGRIVVVP, encoded by the coding sequence ATGAGCAAGAAAGACCGATGGGAATTGACAAAAACCGTTGAGTGCGGGGGTTGAGCTGCGAAATTAAGCCCAACGGTGTTGGGCCACGCACTGGCAGGACTAAGCAGACCGGCCGATGAAAATCTTCTGGTGGGTATTGAAACAGCCGATGATGCAGGGGTCTATAAATTGACCTCAGATCTGGCTTTGGTTCAGACGGTGGATTTTATTACGCCCATCGTAGACGACCCCTATCTTTTTGGCCAGATTGCCGCAGCCAATTCCATCAGCGATATCTATGCCATGGGTGGAAGGCCCCTGACGGTCATGAATATTTTATGCTTCCCGGTTTATAAACTGGATTCTAAAGCCTTAGACCTGATTTTAGAAGGTGGTCAGGATAAAGCCATGGAGGCCGGTGCAGTGCTTGTGGGAGGTCATACGGTCGACGATGATCAACTGAAATATGGGATGTCGGTGACCGGGATTGTGCACCCTGAAAAGGTTCTACGCAACTCTACGGCAAAATTAGGAGATAAGCTTATTTTGACAAAGCCTCTAGGAACCGGGATTATTTCCACTGCAATTAAGAAACGGAAGGCTTCTTTACAGGCCGAAGAGGAAATCTGCCGCAGTATGACCCAACTTAATAAAATCGCTGCAGAAGAGATGCAAAACTTCACCGTTCATGCCTGTACCGATATCACCGGTTTCGGTCTTATAGGCCACGGTTGGGAGATGGCTAAAGGGAGCGGCCTGGGCCTGAAAATTCGGGCTTCCCAGGTTCCTATCTTCGAAGAAGCCCTTCCCCTTGCTAAAAAAGGCATACTAACCCGTGGGGATAGAACCAATCGGGAATATGTTCAAGGTAACTATACCATCGATGAATCCATCTCAAAGGAAGTGGTTCACGTTCTGTTTGATCCCCAGACCTCCGGAGGTCTTCTGATTTCCATCTCTCCAGACCAGGCCGATGCGCTTCTGAAAAAGCTCTGGGAGCGTGGAATTACCGCTGCCCGAATTATCGGAGAGGTTATCCATGAAGCCGGACGGATTGTAGTAGTCCCATAG
- a CDS encoding 50S ribosomal protein L11 methyltransferase — protein sequence MRDFSVYLKTLQSTLSLNIHTEGAVQHTDFVESSLVYGGPRPREIILESLEPILEQGDDRLGLGADHATFSIARVLIQDREKIQGQVVCEVGCGTGFLSILCYRLGARRVLATDIDEKCLKYARENVKLNRADVLFFQGDLLQSIPKTESIDVILSNLPQKPVSNPGTFSIAYQGGFDGAELLRKLIFQASERLNPGNRLYLFYHSLANPQVLQDLSQHFEVFLRAWKRRIFTYHELEKIFPHISQLKKEGKSFFDIYEERTRRYFFYGMVWEGVRR from the coding sequence ATGAGGGATTTTTCAGTTTATTTAAAAACCCTTCAGAGCACGTTATCGTTAAATATCCATACAGAAGGAGCCGTCCAGCACACTGATTTTGTGGAAAGTTCCCTCGTTTATGGAGGACCGAGACCGCGGGAAATCATTTTGGAGAGTCTGGAACCTATTCTGGAGCAGGGAGATGATCGGCTGGGGTTAGGGGCCGACCATGCAACTTTTTCCATTGCCAGGGTTTTGATCCAGGATCGAGAAAAGATCCAGGGTCAGGTGGTTTGCGAGGTAGGATGTGGAACCGGTTTTTTATCCATCTTATGTTATCGATTAGGGGCCAGAAGAGTTCTGGCTACGGATATAGATGAAAAGTGCTTAAAATATGCCCGGGAGAATGTAAAGTTAAACCGGGCAGACGTTCTGTTTTTCCAGGGAGATCTTTTACAAAGCATTCCAAAAACGGAGTCCATTGATGTAATCTTGAGTAATTTACCCCAAAAACCGGTTTCCAACCCGGGTACTTTTTCTATAGCCTACCAGGGAGGTTTTGATGGGGCAGAGCTTTTGCGAAAGTTGATTTTTCAAGCCTCCGAAAGGTTGAATCCAGGAAATCGCCTGTATTTGTTTTATCACTCCCTTGCGAATCCCCAGGTGCTCCAAGACTTGAGTCAACATTTTGAGGTGTTTCTCAGGGCCTGGAAACGTAGAATTTTTACCTACCACGAGTTGGAAAAAATTTTTCCCCACATCTCTCAATTGAAAAAGGAGGGAAAATCTTTTTTCGATATCTATGAGGAAAGAACCCGGCGGTACTTTTTTTATGGAATGGTATGGGAGGGAGTGAGAAGATAA
- a CDS encoding NAD(P)/FAD-dependent oxidoreductase, giving the protein MSNSLPHVVIIGGGFGGLYAARELRRAPVRVTVIDRHNHHLFQPLLYEVATAALSPGEIAEPIRHILRRQHNTCVRLAEVIGIDVAARRVKLSNHEEIPYDYLIVATGATHSYFGHNEWAEIAPGLKTLEDAIEIRRRFLLAFEKAEWESDPKRRRALLTFVIIGGGPTGVELAGTMSEVARRMLVKDFKHLDADSIRVILLEGLPRVLPAYPENLSESAKKQLEKLGVEVRVNTRVTGIEPGAVLIGQERIETENIFWAAGVAASPLGATLGVPLDRNGRVEVKVDLSIENHPEVFVIGDLAAVTDAEGKKVPGVAPAAIQMGRHAAKNIQADLKGLPRKPFIYKDRGKLATIGRAAAVADLGRFQFSGLFAWLAWLIVHIYFLIGFDNRLLVLFQWAWAYLGFNRSTRLITYYETQYEPSPKPQKII; this is encoded by the coding sequence ATGAGTAATTCTTTACCCCATGTTGTTATTATTGGTGGCGGATTTGGTGGGCTTTATGCTGCTCGAGAGTTACGTCGTGCACCCGTACGAGTGACCGTAATTGACCGTCACAACCACCATCTTTTTCAGCCTTTACTATACGAGGTAGCGACGGCTGCTCTTTCTCCGGGTGAGATTGCCGAACCGATTCGCCATATTCTGCGTCGTCAGCATAATACCTGTGTACGGCTGGCAGAAGTCATCGGGATAGATGTGGCTGCACGTCGGGTAAAGCTCTCCAATCATGAGGAGATTCCTTACGATTATCTTATTGTAGCCACCGGTGCTACCCATTCTTATTTTGGTCACAACGAATGGGCTGAGATAGCGCCGGGATTAAAGACCCTTGAGGATGCCATTGAAATTCGGCGTCGCTTCTTATTGGCCTTTGAAAAAGCAGAATGGGAGTCAGACCCAAAGCGACGGCGAGCGCTTCTCACCTTCGTCATCATTGGAGGGGGCCCAACGGGTGTTGAACTTGCCGGTACTATGTCAGAGGTAGCCCGACGCATGTTGGTAAAGGATTTTAAACATCTCGATGCCGACAGTATTCGTGTGATACTCCTGGAAGGTTTACCTCGGGTACTCCCTGCATATCCAGAAAACCTGTCTGAGAGTGCCAAGAAGCAGTTGGAAAAGTTGGGGGTTGAAGTCCGGGTTAATACCAGGGTTACGGGTATCGAACCGGGTGCCGTCCTTATCGGTCAAGAGCGAATTGAAACGGAGAATATATTCTGGGCGGCCGGGGTGGCAGCTTCGCCACTTGGTGCGACTCTGGGTGTTCCCTTAGACAGAAACGGACGGGTGGAGGTAAAAGTTGATCTGTCTATTGAAAATCATCCGGAAGTGTTCGTCATTGGGGATCTTGCGGCCGTTACCGATGCCGAAGGTAAAAAGGTTCCAGGTGTTGCCCCTGCAGCTATCCAGATGGGGCGCCATGCGGCTAAAAATATTCAAGCAGATCTTAAAGGACTCCCTCGGAAACCCTTCATTTATAAAGATAGAGGTAAGCTTGCAACCATTGGCCGTGCGGCTGCCGTTGCCGATCTGGGTCGGTTTCAATTCTCGGGATTGTTTGCCTGGTTGGCCTGGCTCATTGTCCATATTTACTTTCTTATCGGTTTCGATAATCGTCTTCTTGTACTCTTCCAATGGGCCTGGGCCTACCTGGGCTTTAACCGTAGCACAAGACTGATTACCTACTACGAAACTCAGTATGAGCCCTCCCCAAAACCACAAAAAATCATTTAG